In one Nitrospira sp. CR1.1 genomic region, the following are encoded:
- a CDS encoding ABC transporter substrate-binding protein produces the protein MHWLRIITAYVLLPAGLLFPGAASPATGQESPTAVVRATLDAVFHIVDDPLLKPATQAKQRRRLLEQVIAERFDYEEMSKRTLAARWKALNDQDRQEFVQLFKAFLSDQYAARIEGYAGERVVYLSERTANGYAEVRTRLVSDKLDFPMDYRLTNKAGAWYAYDVIVDGVSLVMNYRSQFTKIMAESSFQDLLRRLRERPTKDTAKN, from the coding sequence CTGCATTGGCTCCGGATCATCACGGCTTATGTCCTGCTGCCGGCCGGACTGCTCTTTCCGGGCGCAGCATCTCCGGCCACCGGACAGGAGTCTCCCACGGCTGTCGTGCGCGCCACGCTCGATGCCGTGTTTCATATTGTCGACGATCCACTATTGAAACCGGCGACACAAGCGAAACAACGGCGTCGCCTGCTTGAACAGGTGATCGCGGAGCGGTTCGATTACGAAGAGATGTCCAAACGGACTCTGGCCGCCCGGTGGAAGGCGCTCAACGATCAAGACCGGCAGGAATTCGTGCAACTCTTCAAGGCATTTCTCTCGGATCAATATGCGGCACGGATCGAAGGGTATGCCGGCGAGCGGGTCGTCTATCTCTCCGAGCGAACGGCCAACGGGTATGCGGAAGTCCGCACCAGGCTGGTGTCCGACAAACTCGACTTCCCGATGGACTACCGTCTTACCAACAAGGCCGGCGCCTGGTATGCCTATGACGTCATCGTCGATGGGGTCAGTCTCGTCATGAACTACCGCAGTCAGTTCACAAAAATCATGGCGGAGTCGTCGTTTCAGGACCTGCTGCGCCGCCTGCGGGAGCGCCCCACGAAAGATACGGCCAAGAACTGA
- a CDS encoding diaminopimelate dehydrogenase: MVARTKRHGEEGLLLGVVGFGRVGRACADAVLDAKDLSLAAIVRQIDHVAQPLPGAYSKAPVISHTAQAPGMDGALLCVPTAQVFEAAHDCLQHGVPIVESSILHGEAVQAHREAIHRLAVRFDVPAIVGAGWDPGALSLVRSLFGLLVPEGELETRHRVAASLHHTAMARQVTGVTEALCTEQVAADGTRQRYVYVQVEPGVDMAHVAAAIRADPLFLHDETLVFPVDRVAALEQEGRGVVLERRSGPGSKGHQRLLFEARFDEAIMTARLMVAAARALPGLSSGAHALLDLPLSALWGEQAFDAERTWA; encoded by the coding sequence GTGGTCGCACGGACAAAGCGGCATGGTGAGGAAGGTCTGCTGCTTGGTGTGGTGGGATTCGGGCGGGTGGGCAGGGCCTGTGCGGACGCCGTGCTCGACGCGAAGGATCTGAGCTTAGCGGCGATCGTGCGACAGATCGACCATGTCGCGCAGCCGTTGCCTGGGGCCTACAGCAAGGCGCCGGTAATTTCTCACACTGCGCAGGCGCCAGGAATGGATGGCGCGCTCCTTTGCGTGCCGACCGCGCAGGTGTTCGAGGCCGCGCATGACTGCCTGCAGCATGGAGTCCCTATCGTCGAATCGTCCATCCTGCACGGAGAGGCGGTTCAGGCTCACCGCGAGGCGATTCATCGGCTCGCCGTTCGATTTGATGTACCGGCCATTGTCGGCGCCGGGTGGGATCCGGGGGCGTTGTCTCTCGTCCGTTCCCTATTTGGTTTGTTGGTGCCGGAAGGGGAACTGGAGACCAGGCATCGTGTCGCGGCCAGCCTGCATCATACGGCGATGGCGCGTCAGGTGACGGGTGTGACGGAAGCGCTCTGTACGGAGCAGGTCGCCGCTGACGGAACGAGGCAGCGGTATGTCTATGTCCAAGTGGAGCCGGGCGTGGACATGGCGCACGTGGCCGCGGCCATTCGGGCCGATCCGCTCTTTCTCCACGACGAGACGTTGGTCTTTCCGGTCGACCGTGTTGCTGCGTTGGAGCAGGAAGGCCGTGGCGTCGTGCTGGAGCGACGGAGCGGGCCGGGGAGCAAGGGGCATCAGCGGCTGTTGTTCGAAGCGCGGTTTGACGAGGCGATAATGACGGCGCGCCTCATGGTGGCGGCTGCTCGGGCATTACCGGGCCTGAGTTCCGGGGCCCATGCGCTCCTGGATCTGCCGTTGAGTGCCTTGTGGGGAGAGCAGGCATTCGATGCGGAACGGACCTGGGCATAA
- a CDS encoding YbhB/YbcL family Raf kinase inhibitor-like protein, which translates to MPPFELTAGTFREGESIPKQHTCEGEDRSPPLRWDHPPAGTRSFVLIADDPDAPGGIWVHWVLFNIPIDVRGLAEGLPLQERLPNDAHQGLNDFHRVGYGGPCPPPGTPHRYYFTLYALDRELPLKPKATKAQVVEAMKGHVLAEAQLMGRFAR; encoded by the coding sequence ATGCCGCCGTTTGAACTGACCGCGGGAACGTTCAGGGAAGGGGAGTCGATTCCGAAACAGCACACCTGCGAGGGCGAGGATCGTTCGCCGCCGTTGCGCTGGGACCATCCGCCAGCGGGTACCCGCAGCTTTGTCCTCATCGCGGACGATCCCGACGCGCCAGGCGGCATCTGGGTGCATTGGGTCCTCTTCAACATTCCTATCGATGTGCGCGGGCTGGCCGAGGGACTGCCCTTGCAGGAGAGGTTGCCGAATGATGCGCATCAGGGCCTGAACGACTTCCATCGGGTTGGCTATGGCGGACCCTGTCCGCCACCCGGAACACCTCACCGCTATTATTTCACGCTGTATGCGCTGGATCGTGAATTGCCGCTCAAACCAAAAGCGACAAAGGCTCAGGTTGTGGAGGCGATGAAGGGGCATGTGCTGGCTGAAGCTCAATTGATGGGGCGGTTCGCGCGGTAG
- the polX gene encoding DNA polymerase/3'-5' exonuclease PolX: MTVHNADVAAIFEEMADLLEIEGANPFRVRAYRFAARTIRDLSGEVADMVAQGEDLTGLPGIGDDLAGKIQEIVKTGTASALEAQRKKIPATLTELLRIPGLGPKRVQALARHLHIRSLSDLQRAAQEGRVRTLSGFGEKTERHILDALAARTGEESRMQLAVAMRYAEALLAYLRLSPGVGRVMVAGSYRRARETIGDLDLLVTARAGRGITDRFVRYPEVQEVLAQGETKASVRLQSHLQVDVRVVPEESYGAALLYFTGSKHHNVVLRQLAQERGLKLNEYGVFRGDQRVAGETEESVYAALGLPWIPPELRENRGEFEAAKEGRLPKLVELSDLVGDLHAHTTATDGRHSLKEMAEAARLRGLQYLAITDHSRRLTMARGLDSTRLLAQIDEIDRLNESLTGIRLVKGIEVDILDDGALDLPDEVLGRLDLVVGAVHSRFNLSRQKQTDRILKAMGHSHFSILAHPSGRLIGRRDPYDVDMSRIIRKARERGCFLEVNAHPERLDLTDIHCQMAREEGVLLAVSSDAHSTADLENGRYGIAQARRGWLRKADVVNTRSYAEVKKLLKRTMEP, encoded by the coding sequence ATGACGGTGCACAATGCCGATGTCGCGGCGATCTTTGAGGAGATGGCCGACCTGCTTGAAATCGAAGGCGCGAATCCGTTCCGTGTCCGGGCCTACCGTTTTGCTGCCAGAACGATCCGCGATCTGTCCGGCGAGGTGGCGGACATGGTGGCGCAGGGTGAAGACCTCACCGGCCTCCCCGGCATCGGCGACGATTTGGCGGGAAAAATCCAAGAAATCGTCAAGACCGGCACGGCGTCCGCCCTGGAGGCGCAACGCAAAAAGATTCCAGCCACACTGACGGAGTTATTGCGCATTCCCGGGCTTGGCCCCAAACGCGTTCAGGCGCTTGCCCGCCATCTCCACATACGCAGCCTGTCCGATTTACAGCGGGCGGCGCAGGAGGGGCGTGTGCGTACCCTCTCTGGATTCGGGGAGAAAACCGAGCGGCATATCCTCGATGCCCTGGCCGCGCGGACGGGAGAAGAATCCCGCATGCAACTGGCCGTCGCCATGCGCTATGCCGAGGCGCTGTTGGCGTATCTGCGACTGTCTCCCGGCGTGGGTCGCGTCATGGTGGCTGGGAGTTATCGGCGCGCGAGGGAAACCATCGGCGATCTTGATCTCCTCGTGACGGCGCGCGCAGGGCGGGGCATCACGGATCGGTTTGTCCGCTACCCGGAAGTTCAGGAGGTGCTGGCCCAGGGTGAGACGAAGGCCAGTGTCCGCCTTCAGAGTCACTTGCAGGTGGATGTGCGGGTGGTCCCCGAAGAGAGTTATGGCGCGGCCTTGCTGTATTTCACTGGCAGCAAACATCACAACGTTGTGCTGCGGCAGTTGGCCCAGGAGCGCGGCTTAAAGCTGAATGAATATGGCGTGTTTCGTGGAGACCAGCGTGTCGCCGGAGAGACGGAGGAATCGGTCTATGCCGCCCTCGGTCTCCCCTGGATTCCCCCGGAGCTACGAGAGAACCGGGGTGAGTTCGAAGCGGCAAAAGAAGGCCGCCTTCCGAAGCTCGTGGAACTGAGCGATCTGGTGGGGGACCTGCACGCCCATACGACCGCGACGGATGGCCGGCACAGTCTCAAAGAAATGGCGGAGGCCGCCCGGCTCCGTGGACTGCAGTATCTGGCCATCACCGACCATTCCCGCCGGTTAACGATGGCCAGGGGGCTCGATTCTACACGGTTGTTGGCACAGATCGACGAAATCGACAGGCTGAACGAAAGTCTCACCGGAATTCGATTGGTGAAGGGAATTGAGGTGGACATCCTCGATGACGGCGCGCTCGATTTACCGGACGAGGTGCTCGGCCGCCTGGACCTGGTGGTCGGCGCAGTCCATAGCCGCTTCAATCTCTCCCGGCAGAAGCAAACCGACCGTATCCTGAAAGCCATGGGCCATTCGCATTTTTCCATTCTGGCCCATCCCAGCGGCCGCCTCATTGGCCGCCGTGATCCCTATGACGTGGACATGTCGCGCATCATCCGGAAAGCCCGGGAGCGCGGTTGCTTCCTTGAGGTGAACGCCCATCCTGAGCGGTTGGACCTGACGGACATCCATTGCCAGATGGCGCGAGAAGAGGGCGTGCTGCTGGCCGTGAGCAGCGATGCGCATAGCACGGCGGATCTCGAAAACGGCAGATACGGTATCGCGCAGGCCCGGCGGGGCTGGCTTCGAAAGGCCGACGTGGTCAATACGAGATCCTATGCGGAGGTAAAAAAGCTGTTGAAGCGGACCATGGAACCTTGA
- a CDS encoding malate dehydrogenase, which produces MTERAELLAKASKPAEEALRLHAYYKGKMQTMPKCAIRSLEDFSVWYTPGVAAPCKAIQADPDLIYEYTNKGNMIAVVSDGTRVLGLGDIGPGAGLPVMEGKAMLFKYLGGVDAVPICLDTKDPEELIRTVRLLSPSFGAINLEDIAMPKCFRILRELQATSTIPVWHDDQQGTGTVLLAAMINALTVVGKEMARVRIAMIGMGAANVPTYRFLTASGADPARIVACDAGGILGTFRREYELDPAFSEQWKVCEQTNPDGLRGGIAEALRGADVGVAFSAGGIIKPEWVQGMARDAVVFACANPVPEIWPWEAKEAGARIVATGRSDFPNQVNNSLVFPGIFRGVLDVRAQAITDEMAIAAAHELALCARERGIHEESILPTMEEWQVPIRVAVATATKAQEQGLARVGRTRDQVHILAESKVRAAHDAMRVLLREGLIVAPSAVAPGNRL; this is translated from the coding sequence ATGACAGAGCGAGCCGAACTGTTGGCGAAGGCGTCGAAACCGGCGGAAGAGGCGTTGCGCCTGCACGCCTACTACAAGGGGAAGATGCAGACGATGCCCAAGTGCGCCATCCGAAGCCTGGAGGATTTTTCCGTCTGGTACACGCCCGGGGTGGCGGCGCCGTGCAAGGCCATTCAGGCCGACCCGGATCTGATCTATGAGTATACGAACAAGGGGAACATGATCGCTGTGGTGTCTGATGGGACGCGTGTCCTGGGGCTGGGCGACATCGGCCCGGGAGCCGGATTGCCGGTCATGGAAGGCAAGGCGATGTTGTTCAAATATCTGGGCGGGGTCGATGCCGTCCCGATCTGTCTCGACACGAAAGATCCCGAAGAATTGATCCGGACCGTCCGTTTGCTCAGTCCGTCGTTCGGCGCCATTAACCTGGAAGATATTGCGATGCCCAAGTGTTTCCGGATTCTGCGCGAGCTGCAAGCCACCAGCACAATTCCCGTCTGGCACGATGACCAGCAGGGAACAGGAACGGTTCTGCTGGCTGCCATGATCAATGCGCTGACGGTTGTCGGGAAAGAGATGGCCCGGGTGCGGATCGCTATGATCGGCATGGGGGCGGCCAATGTTCCGACCTATCGATTCCTGACCGCCTCTGGGGCCGATCCCGCCCGTATCGTGGCCTGTGATGCGGGAGGGATTCTTGGGACTTTCCGCCGCGAGTACGAGCTGGATCCGGCCTTCAGTGAACAATGGAAGGTCTGTGAGCAGACCAATCCCGATGGCCTGCGCGGCGGGATCGCGGAGGCCTTGCGGGGAGCGGATGTCGGCGTGGCCTTTTCGGCGGGCGGCATTATCAAGCCGGAATGGGTGCAGGGCATGGCGCGGGATGCGGTTGTGTTCGCCTGCGCCAATCCGGTCCCCGAGATCTGGCCCTGGGAGGCGAAAGAAGCAGGGGCGCGTATCGTCGCGACGGGGCGGAGCGATTTTCCCAACCAGGTGAATAACTCGCTCGTGTTCCCCGGCATCTTTCGCGGCGTGCTCGATGTGCGGGCACAGGCCATTACCGATGAGATGGCGATTGCGGCTGCCCATGAACTGGCGCTCTGCGCCAGGGAGCGCGGCATCCATGAGGAAAGTATTCTGCCGACGATGGAGGAGTGGCAGGTGCCGATACGGGTGGCGGTGGCCACCGCCACCAAGGCGCAGGAACAGGGGCTGGCGAGAGTGGGACGAACCCGCGATCAGGTTCATATCCTGGCGGAGTCGAAAGTGCGCGCGGCGCATGACGCGATGCGCGTGTTGCTCCGCGAGGGGCTCATCGTGGCTCCCTCGGCCGTGGCTCCGGGTAATCGGTTATGA